From the Cucurbita pepo subsp. pepo cultivar mu-cu-16 chromosome LG05, ASM280686v2, whole genome shotgun sequence genome, one window contains:
- the LOC111796046 gene encoding LOW QUALITY PROTEIN: uncharacterized protein LOC111796046 (The sequence of the model RefSeq protein was modified relative to this genomic sequence to represent the inferred CDS: inserted 3 bases in 2 codons; substituted 2 bases at 2 genomic stop codons) translates to MALFFFLLFISHREQLLLAQGHQMRDLXLIPRNRSSRGLPSPLXVELLPPSPHLSRYIYKXSSQKLXDEYVMDSRIHSRPDPPYNFLNLQKH, encoded by the exons ATggcccttttcttctttcttttgttt ATCTCACATCGAGAGCAACTTCTTCTTGCTCAAGGTCATCAGATGAGAGATC CCCTGATTCCGAGAAATCGGTCAAGCAGGGGGTTACCCTCTCCTCTTTAAGTCGAGCTACTTCCTCCCTCTCCTCACCTctcgagatatatatataa ctctTCCCAAAAGCTCTAGGATGAGTATGTCATGGACTCCCGAATTCATTCTCGTCCTGATCCaccatataattttttaaatctacaAAAACATTGa